The following proteins come from a genomic window of Malus sylvestris chromosome 4, drMalSylv7.2, whole genome shotgun sequence:
- the LOC126617703 gene encoding putative receptor-like protein kinase At3g47110 isoform X1, with protein sequence MVHSRTCSCKAFFKFLLLLCMATGLQSATLSTYRNESDHLALLDFKKRITQDPLQIMSSWNTSIHFCSWVGVTCNHATKRVMILNLEAQKLVGSLSPSIGNITYLTGINLINNSFHGDIPQEIGRLLNLQHLNLSFNSFSGKIPSNISHCTQLRVLDLVSNEIVGSIPNQLSSLYHLLGLGISANNLTGTIPAWIGNFSYLEILLLPINNFQGSIPNELGRLTNLRRFVLWGNNLSGTVPASLYNISSIYYFTVASNQLHGEIPPDVGITLPNLEVFAGGVNKLTGTIPLSLANASRLQVLDFATNGLTGTFPAENLATLQSLVRLNFDDNRLARGITGSKDFLGLLANCTSLEVLGLMGNYFGGELPGSVANLSTQLRILTLGSNLMHGSIPNDIGNLVNLISLGLEGNLLGGRVPDGIGKLQKLQGLHLNFNKFSGRIPSSLGNLTSLTKLFMEENMFQGSIPPSLGNCQNLLVLNLSSNRLTGKIPKELIGLSSLSISLSMSNNSLIGSLPSEVGKLVSLGELDVSRNKLTGQIPEALGSCTSLERLHLEGNEFEGTIPLSLMNLRGLEEMDISHNNLSGQIPYFLGKFRVLKELDLSHNNFEGELPREGIFSNASGILILGNEKLCGGIPQLRLPVCSIKKPRSSRGLQGLKVIIPIACSLPFIIALSYYIAACSMAKRSRGKSVTSRPHEDWKSGFSYSELVQATNGFSVDNLIGSGSFGSVYKGVIPSNGTTVAIKVFNLQQRGASKSFIDECQALRTIRHRNLLKIVTVCSSIDNQGNDFKSLVMEFMENGSLDLWLHRGDNEQPEGKRLSLIQRLNIAIDVASALDYLHNHCEICIVHCDLKPSNVLLDEDMVAHVGDFGLARLLVEAANNPTTPTPNQTVSVGLKGSIGYIPPEYGMGSQVSILGDVYSYGILLLEMFTGKSPTDDMFKDGLSIHQFTALALPDHVNDVVEPSLLLETDDEDDDSDKDDAYGNKIQERPMARYKDPGPYKAKRLEECLNSVIQIGISCSAISPGERMFMNVVVNKMNAIRDSYLNPRTGRRRRQ encoded by the exons ATGGTGCATTCACGTACCTGTTCTTGCAAGGCTTTCTTCAAATTTCTTCTCCTTTTATGCATGGCCACAGGTCTGCAATCTGCAACACTTTCCACTTATAGAAATGAATCCGATCACCTGGCGTTGCTAGACTTCAAGAAACGAATTACTCAAGATCCTCTCCAAATCATGAGCTCATGGAATACTTCAATCCATTTCTGCAGTTGGGTAGGGGTTACATGCAACCACGCCACCAAAAGAGTCATGATTTTGAACCTGGAAGCTCAAAAACTGGTAGGCTCCTTATCACCTTCCATTGGAAATATTACTTACCTTACTGGAATTAACCTGATAAACAATAGCTTTCATGGTGATATTCCTCAAGAAATTGGTCGCCTACTGAACCTACAACATCTCAACCTTTCCTTCAATTCTTTCAGTGGAAAAATTCCAAGTAATATATCTCATTGTACACAACTAAGAGTGCTCGATCTTGTTTCCAATGAGATTGTTGGTTCGATCCCAAACCAACTCAGTTCATTGTATCATTTACTTGGTCTAGGTATTTCTGCTAACAATCTTACCGGAACTATCCCAGCTTGGATTGGAAACTTCTCATATTTGGAAATTCTATTGCTTCCTATCAATAATTTTCAAGGAAGCATACCCAATGAGCTAGGACGTCTAACAAACTTGAGAAGGTTTGTACTCTGGGGAAATAATTTGTCTGGTACGGTACCTGCTTCACTCTATAATATATCATCCATATACTATTTCACTGTTGCTTCAAACCAGCTGCACGGAGAGATACCACCAGATGTCGGCATTACGCTTCCTAATCTCGAAGTATTTGCCGGTGGGGTCAACAAGTTAACCGGAACTATTCCACTATCATTGGCAAATGCTTCTAGACTTCAAGTGCTTGATTTTGCTACAAATGGTCTCACCGGGACATTCCCTGCTGAAAACCTTGCAACCTTGCAAAGCTTAGTTAGACTGAACTTTGATGATAACAGACTAGCAAGGGGGATAACTGGTAGCAAGGATTTTCTTGGTCTCCTCGCTAATTGTACGAGTCTAGAGGTGTTGGGTCTTATGGGAAATTATTTTGGAGGAGAATTGCCCGGATCAGTAGCCAACCTTTCTACGCAACTGAGAATTCTTACTTTGGGGTCAAATTTGATGCATGGCAGCATCCCCAATGACATTGGAAATCTTGTAAATCTGATCAGTCTAGGACTGGAAGGAAACTTGTTGGGTGGTCGTGTCCCCGATGGAATTGGGAAGCTTCAGAAGTTACAGGGACtgcatttgaattttaacaaattttCAGGGCGAATCCCTTCTTCTTTAGGTAACTTGACGTCATTGACAAAGCTCTTCATGGAAGAGAACATGTTTCAGGGAAGCATACCTCCAAGCCTAGGAAACTGCCAAAATTTACTGGTACTTAATCTTTCAAGTAACCGTCTAACCGGCAAGATACCTAAAGAGCTTATTGGACTTTCATCCCTTTCAATCTCTTTGTCCATGTCGAACAATTCTTTGATTGGTTCGCTACCATCTGAAGTGGGAAAGTTGGTAAGTCTCGGAGAGCTAGATGTATCTAGAAACAAGTTAACAGGTCAAATTCCAGAAGCCTTGGGAAGTTGTACCAGTTTGGAGCGCCTTCACTTGGAAGGTAATGAATTTGAAGGAACAATTCCCCTATCTCTTATGAATTTAAGAGGCTTAGAAGAAATGGATATTTCGCACAATAACTTATCTGGGCAGATTCCTTACTTTCTTGGCAAGTTTAGAGTTCTTAAGGAACTCGATCTTTCTCATAATAATTTTGAGGGTGAATTACCTAGAGAAGGGATATTCTCAAATGCAAGTGGCATCTTAATTCTTGGAAACGAGAAGCTCTGTGGTGGCATCCCACAGTTACGTCTACCTGTATGCTCCATCAAAAAGCCCCGTTCATCTCGAGGACTACAAGGCCTAAAAGTGATCATCCCTATAGCTTGTTCTCTTCCGTTCATAATTGCTCTATCATATTATATTGCTGCTTGTTCCATGGCGAAAAGGTCGAGAGGAAAATCGGTTACTTCACGTCCTCATGAAGATTGGAAATCAGGTTTCTCGTACTCAGAACTTGTTCAAGCAACTAACGGGTTCTCTGTGGACAATCTGATTGGTTCAGGAAGTTTTGGTTCTGTTTACAAAGGAGTAATCCCTAGTAATGGTACAACAGTTGCTATTAAGGTATTCAACCTTCAACAACGAGGAGCTTCCAAGAGCTTTATTGATGAATGTCAAGCTTTGAGAACTATAAGGCATCGTAATCTCCTCAAGATTGTAACTGTCTGCTCAAGTATTGATAATCAGGGTAATGACTTCAAAAGTCTAGTTATGGAGTTCATGGAAAATGGAAGTCTAGACCTCTGGCTGCATCGTGGAGACAATGAACAACCAGAAGGTAAGAGACTGAGTCTTATCCAAAGACTGAATATTGCCATTGATGTTGCTTCTGCCTTAGATTATCTACACAACCATTGTGAGATATGCATTGTTCATTGTGATCTAAAGCCAAGTAACGTACTTCTTGATGAAGATATGGTTGCCCATGTTGGTGACTTTGGTTTAGCAAGGCTCCTCGTTGAAGCAGCGAATAATCCCACGACTCCAACACCAAATCAAACAGTCTCAGTTGGGCTAAAGGGTTCCATAGGATACATTCCTCCGG AGTATGGCATGGGAAGCCAAGTTTCGATACTGGGAGATGTTTATAGTTATGGGATATTGTTGCTCGAAATGTTCACAGGAAAAAGTCCAACTGATGACATGTTCAAAGATGGTCTAAGCATTCACCAATTCACCGCCCTGGCTTTGCCTGACCACGTCAATGACGTAGTTGAGCCCTCATTGCTCCTCGAAACAGATGACGAGGATGATGACAGTGACAAAGATGATGCATACGGCAATAAAATACAGGAAAGACCAATGGCCAGATACAAGGATCCCGGCCCGTACAAAGCAAAAAGATTGGAGGAATGCTTGAATTCAGTGATACAGATTGGGATCTCGTGCTCCGCAATATCACCAGGAGAGCGGATGTTTATGAATGTAGTTGTCAACAAAATGAATGCAATCAGAGACTCATATCTCAACCCAAGGACAggtagaagaagaagacaatga
- the LOC126618215 gene encoding uncharacterized protein LOC126618215, producing MGAIQQLENATFFVDGPGGTGKTDLYCALLASLRSKQSDLAKLIQRAKTIIWYEATMMHHHAFEALDRTFTDLTDIDLPFGGKIMIFGGDFRQVLPVIRKEFLLRVGDGNEDVIMDDMVKLLECMVIPWESEHSINQLIAKIFPDLEDHINDATYMVERAVVTPTNEDVDMLNEKIINMFPDLLKTMYSFDSVEDDPRNFYQPEFLNSISLVVCLRTS from the exons ATGGGTGCAATTCAACAATTAGAGAATGCAACATTTTTTGTGGATGGTCCCGGTGGAACTGGAAAAACTGACTTATATTGTGCATTGTTAGCAAGCTTGAGAAG TAAGCAATCTGATTTAGCAAAGCTAATACAAAGGGCAAAGACAATTATCTGGTATGAAGCAACAATGATGCATCATCATGCATTTGAAGCACTTGATCGGACATTCACAGACTTAACAGATATTGACTTACCATTTGGGGGGAAGATAATGATATTTGGAGGAGACTTTCGACAAGTTCTTCCAGTTATTCGGAAAG AATTTTTACTTCGTGTTGGTGATGGGAATGAAGATGTTATTATGGACGATATGGTAAAACTACTTGAATGCATGGTGATACCATGGGAGAGTGAGCATtccattaatcaattaattgccAAAATCTTCCCTGACTTAGAGGATCATATAAATGATGCAACATACATGGTGGAAAGGGCAGTGGTAACTCCTACAAATGAAGACGTTGATATGTTGAATGAAAAGATAATCAATATGTTTCCAGATTTATTAAAGACAATGTATTCATTTGATTCAGTTGAGGATGACCCAAGGAATTTTTATCAGCCAGAGTTCTTGAATTCAATTTCACTGGTGGTTTGCCTCCGCACAAGTTAA
- the LOC126617703 gene encoding putative receptor-like protein kinase At3g47110 isoform X2 → MVHSRTCSCKAFFKFLLLLCMATGLQSATLSTYRNESDHLALLDFKKRITQDPLQIMSSWNTSIHFCSWVGVTCNHATKRVMILNLEAQKLVGSLSPSIGNITYLTGINLINNSFHGDIPQEIGRLLNLQHLNLSFNSFSGKIPSNISHCTQLRVLDLVSNEIVGSIPNQLSSLYHLLGLGISANNLTGTIPAWIGNFSYLEILLLPINNFQGSIPNELGRLTNLRRFVLWGNNLSGTVPASLYNISSIYYFTVASNQLHGEIPPDVGITLPNLEVFAGGVNKLTGTIPLSLANASRLQVLDFATNGLTGTFPAENLATLQSLVRLNFDDNRLARGITGSKDFLGLLANCTSLEVLGLMGNYFGGELPGSVANLSTQLRILTLGSNLMHGSIPNDIGNLVNLISLGLEGNLLGGRVPDGIGKLQKLQGLHLNFNKFSGRIPSSLGNLTSLTKLFMEENMFQGSIPPSLGNCQNLLVLNLSSNRLTGKIPKELIGLSSLSISLSMSNNSLIGSLPSEVGKLVSLGELDVSRNKLTGQIPEALGSCTSLERLHLEGNEFEGTIPLSLMNLRGLEEMDISHNNLSGQIPYFLGKFRVLKELDLSHNNFEGELPREGIFSNASGILILGNEKLCGGIPQLRLPVCSIKKPRSSRGLQGLKVIIPIACSLPFIIALSYYIAACSMAKRSRGKSVTSRPHEDWKSGFSYSELVQATNGFSVDNLIGSGSFGSVYKGVIPSNGTTVAIKVFNLQQRGASKSFIDECQALRTIRHRNLLKIVTVCSSIDNQGNDFKSLVMEFMENGSLDLWLHRGDNEQPEDMVAHVGDFGLARLLVEAANNPTTPTPNQTVSVGLKGSIGYIPPEYGMGSQVSILGDVYSYGILLLEMFTGKSPTDDMFKDGLSIHQFTALALPDHVNDVVEPSLLLETDDEDDDSDKDDAYGNKIQERPMARYKDPGPYKAKRLEECLNSVIQIGISCSAISPGERMFMNVVVNKMNAIRDSYLNPRTGRRRRQ, encoded by the exons ATGGTGCATTCACGTACCTGTTCTTGCAAGGCTTTCTTCAAATTTCTTCTCCTTTTATGCATGGCCACAGGTCTGCAATCTGCAACACTTTCCACTTATAGAAATGAATCCGATCACCTGGCGTTGCTAGACTTCAAGAAACGAATTACTCAAGATCCTCTCCAAATCATGAGCTCATGGAATACTTCAATCCATTTCTGCAGTTGGGTAGGGGTTACATGCAACCACGCCACCAAAAGAGTCATGATTTTGAACCTGGAAGCTCAAAAACTGGTAGGCTCCTTATCACCTTCCATTGGAAATATTACTTACCTTACTGGAATTAACCTGATAAACAATAGCTTTCATGGTGATATTCCTCAAGAAATTGGTCGCCTACTGAACCTACAACATCTCAACCTTTCCTTCAATTCTTTCAGTGGAAAAATTCCAAGTAATATATCTCATTGTACACAACTAAGAGTGCTCGATCTTGTTTCCAATGAGATTGTTGGTTCGATCCCAAACCAACTCAGTTCATTGTATCATTTACTTGGTCTAGGTATTTCTGCTAACAATCTTACCGGAACTATCCCAGCTTGGATTGGAAACTTCTCATATTTGGAAATTCTATTGCTTCCTATCAATAATTTTCAAGGAAGCATACCCAATGAGCTAGGACGTCTAACAAACTTGAGAAGGTTTGTACTCTGGGGAAATAATTTGTCTGGTACGGTACCTGCTTCACTCTATAATATATCATCCATATACTATTTCACTGTTGCTTCAAACCAGCTGCACGGAGAGATACCACCAGATGTCGGCATTACGCTTCCTAATCTCGAAGTATTTGCCGGTGGGGTCAACAAGTTAACCGGAACTATTCCACTATCATTGGCAAATGCTTCTAGACTTCAAGTGCTTGATTTTGCTACAAATGGTCTCACCGGGACATTCCCTGCTGAAAACCTTGCAACCTTGCAAAGCTTAGTTAGACTGAACTTTGATGATAACAGACTAGCAAGGGGGATAACTGGTAGCAAGGATTTTCTTGGTCTCCTCGCTAATTGTACGAGTCTAGAGGTGTTGGGTCTTATGGGAAATTATTTTGGAGGAGAATTGCCCGGATCAGTAGCCAACCTTTCTACGCAACTGAGAATTCTTACTTTGGGGTCAAATTTGATGCATGGCAGCATCCCCAATGACATTGGAAATCTTGTAAATCTGATCAGTCTAGGACTGGAAGGAAACTTGTTGGGTGGTCGTGTCCCCGATGGAATTGGGAAGCTTCAGAAGTTACAGGGACtgcatttgaattttaacaaattttCAGGGCGAATCCCTTCTTCTTTAGGTAACTTGACGTCATTGACAAAGCTCTTCATGGAAGAGAACATGTTTCAGGGAAGCATACCTCCAAGCCTAGGAAACTGCCAAAATTTACTGGTACTTAATCTTTCAAGTAACCGTCTAACCGGCAAGATACCTAAAGAGCTTATTGGACTTTCATCCCTTTCAATCTCTTTGTCCATGTCGAACAATTCTTTGATTGGTTCGCTACCATCTGAAGTGGGAAAGTTGGTAAGTCTCGGAGAGCTAGATGTATCTAGAAACAAGTTAACAGGTCAAATTCCAGAAGCCTTGGGAAGTTGTACCAGTTTGGAGCGCCTTCACTTGGAAGGTAATGAATTTGAAGGAACAATTCCCCTATCTCTTATGAATTTAAGAGGCTTAGAAGAAATGGATATTTCGCACAATAACTTATCTGGGCAGATTCCTTACTTTCTTGGCAAGTTTAGAGTTCTTAAGGAACTCGATCTTTCTCATAATAATTTTGAGGGTGAATTACCTAGAGAAGGGATATTCTCAAATGCAAGTGGCATCTTAATTCTTGGAAACGAGAAGCTCTGTGGTGGCATCCCACAGTTACGTCTACCTGTATGCTCCATCAAAAAGCCCCGTTCATCTCGAGGACTACAAGGCCTAAAAGTGATCATCCCTATAGCTTGTTCTCTTCCGTTCATAATTGCTCTATCATATTATATTGCTGCTTGTTCCATGGCGAAAAGGTCGAGAGGAAAATCGGTTACTTCACGTCCTCATGAAGATTGGAAATCAGGTTTCTCGTACTCAGAACTTGTTCAAGCAACTAACGGGTTCTCTGTGGACAATCTGATTGGTTCAGGAAGTTTTGGTTCTGTTTACAAAGGAGTAATCCCTAGTAATGGTACAACAGTTGCTATTAAGGTATTCAACCTTCAACAACGAGGAGCTTCCAAGAGCTTTATTGATGAATGTCAAGCTTTGAGAACTATAAGGCATCGTAATCTCCTCAAGATTGTAACTGTCTGCTCAAGTATTGATAATCAGGGTAATGACTTCAAAAGTCTAGTTATGGAGTTCATGGAAAATGGAAGTCTAGACCTCTGGCTGCATCGTGGAGACAATGAACAACCAGAAG ATATGGTTGCCCATGTTGGTGACTTTGGTTTAGCAAGGCTCCTCGTTGAAGCAGCGAATAATCCCACGACTCCAACACCAAATCAAACAGTCTCAGTTGGGCTAAAGGGTTCCATAGGATACATTCCTCCGG AGTATGGCATGGGAAGCCAAGTTTCGATACTGGGAGATGTTTATAGTTATGGGATATTGTTGCTCGAAATGTTCACAGGAAAAAGTCCAACTGATGACATGTTCAAAGATGGTCTAAGCATTCACCAATTCACCGCCCTGGCTTTGCCTGACCACGTCAATGACGTAGTTGAGCCCTCATTGCTCCTCGAAACAGATGACGAGGATGATGACAGTGACAAAGATGATGCATACGGCAATAAAATACAGGAAAGACCAATGGCCAGATACAAGGATCCCGGCCCGTACAAAGCAAAAAGATTGGAGGAATGCTTGAATTCAGTGATACAGATTGGGATCTCGTGCTCCGCAATATCACCAGGAGAGCGGATGTTTATGAATGTAGTTGTCAACAAAATGAATGCAATCAGAGACTCATATCTCAACCCAAGGACAggtagaagaagaagacaatga
- the LOC126617703 gene encoding putative receptor-like protein kinase At3g47110 isoform X3 — MEYFNPFLQLGRGYMQPRHQKSHDFEPGSSKTGISANNLTGTIPAWIGNFSYLEILLLPINNFQGSIPNELGRLTNLRRFVLWGNNLSGTVPASLYNISSIYYFTVASNQLHGEIPPDVGITLPNLEVFAGGVNKLTGTIPLSLANASRLQVLDFATNGLTGTFPAENLATLQSLVRLNFDDNRLARGITGSKDFLGLLANCTSLEVLGLMGNYFGGELPGSVANLSTQLRILTLGSNLMHGSIPNDIGNLVNLISLGLEGNLLGGRVPDGIGKLQKLQGLHLNFNKFSGRIPSSLGNLTSLTKLFMEENMFQGSIPPSLGNCQNLLVLNLSSNRLTGKIPKELIGLSSLSISLSMSNNSLIGSLPSEVGKLVSLGELDVSRNKLTGQIPEALGSCTSLERLHLEGNEFEGTIPLSLMNLRGLEEMDISHNNLSGQIPYFLGKFRVLKELDLSHNNFEGELPREGIFSNASGILILGNEKLCGGIPQLRLPVCSIKKPRSSRGLQGLKVIIPIACSLPFIIALSYYIAACSMAKRSRGKSVTSRPHEDWKSGFSYSELVQATNGFSVDNLIGSGSFGSVYKGVIPSNGTTVAIKVFNLQQRGASKSFIDECQALRTIRHRNLLKIVTVCSSIDNQGNDFKSLVMEFMENGSLDLWLHRGDNEQPEGKRLSLIQRLNIAIDVASALDYLHNHCEICIVHCDLKPSNVLLDEDMVAHVGDFGLARLLVEAANNPTTPTPNQTVSVGLKGSIGYIPPEYGMGSQVSILGDVYSYGILLLEMFTGKSPTDDMFKDGLSIHQFTALALPDHVNDVVEPSLLLETDDEDDDSDKDDAYGNKIQERPMARYKDPGPYKAKRLEECLNSVIQIGISCSAISPGERMFMNVVVNKMNAIRDSYLNPRTGRRRRQ; from the exons ATGGAATACTTCAATCCATTTCTGCAGTTGGGTAGGGGTTACATGCAACCACGCCACCAAAAGAGTCATGATTTTGAACCTGGAAGCTCAAAAACTG GTATTTCTGCTAACAATCTTACCGGAACTATCCCAGCTTGGATTGGAAACTTCTCATATTTGGAAATTCTATTGCTTCCTATCAATAATTTTCAAGGAAGCATACCCAATGAGCTAGGACGTCTAACAAACTTGAGAAGGTTTGTACTCTGGGGAAATAATTTGTCTGGTACGGTACCTGCTTCACTCTATAATATATCATCCATATACTATTTCACTGTTGCTTCAAACCAGCTGCACGGAGAGATACCACCAGATGTCGGCATTACGCTTCCTAATCTCGAAGTATTTGCCGGTGGGGTCAACAAGTTAACCGGAACTATTCCACTATCATTGGCAAATGCTTCTAGACTTCAAGTGCTTGATTTTGCTACAAATGGTCTCACCGGGACATTCCCTGCTGAAAACCTTGCAACCTTGCAAAGCTTAGTTAGACTGAACTTTGATGATAACAGACTAGCAAGGGGGATAACTGGTAGCAAGGATTTTCTTGGTCTCCTCGCTAATTGTACGAGTCTAGAGGTGTTGGGTCTTATGGGAAATTATTTTGGAGGAGAATTGCCCGGATCAGTAGCCAACCTTTCTACGCAACTGAGAATTCTTACTTTGGGGTCAAATTTGATGCATGGCAGCATCCCCAATGACATTGGAAATCTTGTAAATCTGATCAGTCTAGGACTGGAAGGAAACTTGTTGGGTGGTCGTGTCCCCGATGGAATTGGGAAGCTTCAGAAGTTACAGGGACtgcatttgaattttaacaaattttCAGGGCGAATCCCTTCTTCTTTAGGTAACTTGACGTCATTGACAAAGCTCTTCATGGAAGAGAACATGTTTCAGGGAAGCATACCTCCAAGCCTAGGAAACTGCCAAAATTTACTGGTACTTAATCTTTCAAGTAACCGTCTAACCGGCAAGATACCTAAAGAGCTTATTGGACTTTCATCCCTTTCAATCTCTTTGTCCATGTCGAACAATTCTTTGATTGGTTCGCTACCATCTGAAGTGGGAAAGTTGGTAAGTCTCGGAGAGCTAGATGTATCTAGAAACAAGTTAACAGGTCAAATTCCAGAAGCCTTGGGAAGTTGTACCAGTTTGGAGCGCCTTCACTTGGAAGGTAATGAATTTGAAGGAACAATTCCCCTATCTCTTATGAATTTAAGAGGCTTAGAAGAAATGGATATTTCGCACAATAACTTATCTGGGCAGATTCCTTACTTTCTTGGCAAGTTTAGAGTTCTTAAGGAACTCGATCTTTCTCATAATAATTTTGAGGGTGAATTACCTAGAGAAGGGATATTCTCAAATGCAAGTGGCATCTTAATTCTTGGAAACGAGAAGCTCTGTGGTGGCATCCCACAGTTACGTCTACCTGTATGCTCCATCAAAAAGCCCCGTTCATCTCGAGGACTACAAGGCCTAAAAGTGATCATCCCTATAGCTTGTTCTCTTCCGTTCATAATTGCTCTATCATATTATATTGCTGCTTGTTCCATGGCGAAAAGGTCGAGAGGAAAATCGGTTACTTCACGTCCTCATGAAGATTGGAAATCAGGTTTCTCGTACTCAGAACTTGTTCAAGCAACTAACGGGTTCTCTGTGGACAATCTGATTGGTTCAGGAAGTTTTGGTTCTGTTTACAAAGGAGTAATCCCTAGTAATGGTACAACAGTTGCTATTAAGGTATTCAACCTTCAACAACGAGGAGCTTCCAAGAGCTTTATTGATGAATGTCAAGCTTTGAGAACTATAAGGCATCGTAATCTCCTCAAGATTGTAACTGTCTGCTCAAGTATTGATAATCAGGGTAATGACTTCAAAAGTCTAGTTATGGAGTTCATGGAAAATGGAAGTCTAGACCTCTGGCTGCATCGTGGAGACAATGAACAACCAGAAGGTAAGAGACTGAGTCTTATCCAAAGACTGAATATTGCCATTGATGTTGCTTCTGCCTTAGATTATCTACACAACCATTGTGAGATATGCATTGTTCATTGTGATCTAAAGCCAAGTAACGTACTTCTTGATGAAGATATGGTTGCCCATGTTGGTGACTTTGGTTTAGCAAGGCTCCTCGTTGAAGCAGCGAATAATCCCACGACTCCAACACCAAATCAAACAGTCTCAGTTGGGCTAAAGGGTTCCATAGGATACATTCCTCCGG AGTATGGCATGGGAAGCCAAGTTTCGATACTGGGAGATGTTTATAGTTATGGGATATTGTTGCTCGAAATGTTCACAGGAAAAAGTCCAACTGATGACATGTTCAAAGATGGTCTAAGCATTCACCAATTCACCGCCCTGGCTTTGCCTGACCACGTCAATGACGTAGTTGAGCCCTCATTGCTCCTCGAAACAGATGACGAGGATGATGACAGTGACAAAGATGATGCATACGGCAATAAAATACAGGAAAGACCAATGGCCAGATACAAGGATCCCGGCCCGTACAAAGCAAAAAGATTGGAGGAATGCTTGAATTCAGTGATACAGATTGGGATCTCGTGCTCCGCAATATCACCAGGAGAGCGGATGTTTATGAATGTAGTTGTCAACAAAATGAATGCAATCAGAGACTCATATCTCAACCCAAGGACAggtagaagaagaagacaatga